The following is a genomic window from Miltoncostaea oceani.
CCTGCCGCGCCTCGCGCCCGCCGACGTCGCCGAGGACCTGCTCGCCCACGCCGAGCGCCTGCGCCCCTTCATCGCCGACACCGCCCTGATCATCGACCGGGCGCTCCGCGACGGGAAGCGGGTGCTGTTCGAGGGCGCCCAGGGGACGATGCTCGACATCGACCACGGCACCTATCCCTTCGTGACGTCGTCGAACCCCGTCGCCGGCGCCGCCTGCACGGGCACCGGCATCGGCCCGACACGCATCGACAGCGTGCTCGGGGTGACGAAGGCCTACGTCACCCGCGTCGGCGAGGGCCCCTTCCCGACCGAGCTCGACGACGACGCCGGGCGGCACATGCTGGAGCAGGGCAACGAGTTCGGCACCACCACCGGGCGCCAGCGCCGGTGCGGCTGGCTCGACCTGGTGGCGCTGCGGTACGCGGTCCGGCTGTCCGGCATGACCCAGCTGGCCCTGACCAAGCTGGACGTGCTCTCCGGCCTCGACCGGGTGCGGCTGTGCGTGGCGTACCGCGACCGCGACGGCGCGCGCCTCACCGACTTCCCGTACCACCAGACCGTCTTCCACGGTTGCACGCCGGAGTACGAGGAGATGGCGGGCTGGGACGAGGACCTCTCCGGCTGCCGCAGCCTCGAGGACCTGCCGCCGCGGGCGCGCGAGTACGTCGACGCCATCGCGGCCGCCGTCGAGGTGCCCATCACGCTCATCGGCACCGGCCAGGGCCGCCACCAGGTGATCGACCAGGTCGAGGTCTAGGCCGGGACCGCCTCCGGGGTCGCCTCGGCGGGGGCGGGCGCCGGGGACGCCTCCGCCGGGACCTGCTCGTCGGACACCGGCGTCGGCGCCGCGGTCGCGGCGTCCACGGGGGGCCGGGCGGGCGCCTCGGGAGCGGGCACCGGGTCGGGCGGCCGCGGCAGCGGGGCGGGGGCGGGGCGCGCGGCGGTCCGCGTGGTCAGCAGCGCCGGGTCGTCCGACGACGGCGGGGACGCCGGCACGGGCGCGTCCGCGACGGTCCGCGTCGCGACCTCGGCGGGCGGCGTCACGACGGGTGGCGTCCGGATCGGGTCGGAGGGCTGCTCCACCGGCTCCGCCGTCTCGACGGGGTCCACCGGGTCGGCGGGGTCCCGCGGATCGGCCGGGTCGCGGGGACGGGTCGGATCGACCACGACGGGTGGCGCCCCGGTGCCCGGGCCGGGCAGCGTGATGATGCGGCAGCGGCGGATCGCGATCGTCCCGTCGGGCCGGACGACCACGCCGACCGGGAGGTACCCGGGCGGGCAGCGCGTGCCGCCCGTCGCGCCGTCGTCGGCGGGGAGCGGGTCGACCTCCTCGGCCGGGTCGGTCGGGTCGACGGGACCCGGCTCCTCCGTGCCGGGGTCCTCCCCACCGGGGTCCGTGCCGGGGTCCTCTCCACCCGGGTCGGTGCCGGGGTCCTCTCCACCGGGGTCCGTGCCGGGGTCCTCTCCACCCGGGTCGGTGCCGGGGTCCTCTCCACCCGGGTCGGTGCCGGGGTCCTCTCCACCCGGGTCCGTGCCGGGGTCCTCGCCACCGGGGTCGGTGCCGGGGTCCTCTCCACCCGGGTCGGTGCCGGGGTCCTCTCCACCCGGGTCGGTGCCGGGGTCCTCTCCACCCGGGTCCGTCCCGGGGTCCTCCTCACCCGGGTCGGTGCCGGGGTCGGTCGGGTCGGGGTCGGCGGGATCGGGGTCCGTCGCAACGGGCGGATCCTCCGCCGGGACCTGTGCGGCGGGCGGCAGGGGCGCCGGCGCCACCGGGGCCGCGGGGGCCGGGCCGGCGGGGGCCGGGCCGGCCGCCGTCACCACCGGCGGCGCGACCGGGGCGGGCGCGGCGGGCGGCACGGGGACCGGGTCGGGGTCGGGCGCCGGATCCGGGTCGGGGCCGGGCGCCGGGGCCGTGCCGGCCGCGCCCGGGCCACCACCCGCCGGGGCCCCGCCGCCCGCCTCGGGTGCCGCGGGGGGATCGACGTCGTCCCCGGGCGTGTACGCGGCGGCCGCGGTGAACGGCGCGGCCGTCGTGCCCGCCACCGGGGCGGCGGCGGTGACGAGACCCGTCGTGCGGGCCGCCGGCGCGGGCGCGGAGGGGTCGGCCGCGCCCGCGACCGGGGCGGCGTCGGCGACCGGTCCCTCGCCGTCGGGGGCGAAGGGGCCGACGCCCGCCAGGGTCACGGCGACCGTGGCGATGACGCCCATGGCGCAGACCCCGGCGGCGGCGATGCCGCCCATCGCGGTCGCGCCGAAGCCGGTGGCCGCGCCGATGCCCACGCCGGCGCCGGCGCCCACGCCCGCTCCCGTCCCGACGCCGCCCGACGACCCGCCCGGGGACGAGCCGGCGCCGCCGGCGCCGGCGGCGAGCGCGCCCGAGCCGGCCGCGGCCGCCGTCTCCGCGCCGAACAGGATGCCGCGCAGGATCTCCGCGGCCGCCGCGGCGGGGAGCACCGGCCACCAGGCGGCGAGCCGGCGGCGGCGCTCCTCCTGCGCGGCGGCGAACGCGGTGCACGGCTCGCACCCGCGCAGGTGGGCCCGGATCGCGCGGGCCCGCAGGGTGCGGCGGTCCCCCTCGCCGATGCGGCGGCGGACGTCCGGACAGCCCAGGTCGCGACCCGCCGAGAACTCGACGAGGCTCGTGCGGGCCTCGTGCAGCAGGTTGCGGGCGGCGCCCTCGTCGGTCCCGAGCACGCCGGCGACGGCGGAGTACGACAACCCGTTCAGCTCGTGCAGCACCAGCGCCGAGCGCTGCCGCAGCGGGAGCGCCGCGATGTCGCTGCGCAGCTCCCGGATCCGCTCACGCGCCTCCACCGCCTCGTGCACCGCGCCCGCGACGGGGTCGTCGCGCTCGGTCAGCTCCTCGACGCGGGGCCGGGCCCGCAGCAGGTCCATGCACTCGTTGTGGGCGATGCGCAGCAGCCACGGCGTGAGGGGCCCCCGCGGCGGCCGGCCCGCCGAGAGCGCCCGGTACGCCGACAGCATCGTGAGCTGGAAGGCCTCCTCGGCGTCCTGCGCGTGCCGGGTGATCGCGGTGCAGTACCGGAACACCTGGCCGCGGTGGCGCTCGTAGACCACCTCGAAGGCGCGCTCGTCCCCCGCCGCGACGAGCGCGGCGAGCGCGGTGTCGCCGAGGAACGCGATCGACCCGGACCCCGGGCGGAGTGCCGGGGGGCGCGAGCCGGGGGAGACCGATGTCGCCATCGCGAGCCTTCCACTGCAGGACGGGGGGCTCGTGTATACCGCGGTCTCGGAGCGGCGCGGGACAGCGAACCTGACGAAAGCTCACGACGTCCGGTGCCCGTCCCGAAAGACCCCCCGATCGGGCGGCTACGTCCGAGGGGCCCGGGCGCCGGCAGCGACCCGCACGACGGTCCGCACGGCGCGTCCCGCCCCGGATCTCAGGCGGCGGAGACCAGCCGCAACCGGGGCACGGGACGTGCCGAGGGGGACCGGCCGGAGGCGCGCGCCGCGAGCACCCGCTCGAGGGCGGCGACGGCCCACGGGGCGAACTGGCGTCCCGACTCCGCGCGGCACTCCTCGAGCGCCCCGTCGGTCGTGAGCGGCTCACCCGACCAGGACCGGTGGGTCATGGCGTCCCACGAGTCGGCGAGGCAGAGGATCGCGGCGCCGTCGGGGATCTCGTGCTCGATCAGCCCGTCGGGGTAGCCCCGGCCGTCCCACCGCTCGTGGTGGTGGCGGATCCAGCCGGCCTGGCGGCGCGTCAGCACCGGCGCGACGGCGTCGGCCCCGACCCCGGCGTGGGCCTTCACGATCTCGAACTCGGTCGGCGTGAGGGCGCGCGGGCTCAGCAGGACCGACTCGGGGACGCACGACTTGCCGACGTCGTGGACGTGCCCGGCGTCACGCAGGTCGTCGACCCGGCGGCGGATCCAGCCGAGCTCGGCCGCGATGTCGGCCGCGACCTCGGCGACGCGCTCCGAGTGGCCCGTCGTGCAGGGGTCGAGGGAGTCGATGGCCCGGGCCGTGCGCCGCAACGCGATGAGACCCTGCCATCTCGCGAGGCCCGTGGCCGGGTCCGCGGTGAGTGAGGTGGGGAACCAATCGATCATGCACAGGAGACCTGCGTCCCCACCGGAACGTCGGATCTACTTGCGGAAATATTTCCGGGCGCCCTCCGGGGAGGGCCGGATCAGCGCGGCGGGGTGTCCTCGACCACCTCGTGGACGCCGCCGTTGGTGAGGTCCACGATCGCCCCGCGGATCGCGTCGCGGTGGGGCAGCTCCGGCGCCATGCGGGCGCGGCGGATCTGGGCGCGGACGCTGTCCTCCAGGTCCACGAAGCCCCCGGCGCGCCACTCCGGGACGTGCCCGGTGTCGGCGGCGATCGCCTCGGCGAAGGCGTGGTCGTCGAGGCCGTGCAGGCCGCACTCGGTGTGCTGCAGGATCAGGACCTCGCGCGTGCCCAGCATCCGCTGCGACACCGCCAGGGAGCGCAGGGCCGCGTCGTCGACGAGGCCGCCGGCGTTGCGGATGACGTGGACCTGGCCGTTGCCGAGCCCGAGGATCGAGAACAGGTCGAGCCGCGCGTCCATGCACGCCACCACCGCGAGGTGCAGCGAGGGACGGTTGTCGAGGGCGCTCGGCGGGTTGCGGCTGCCGTGGAACAGCAGCGCGTCGACCACCGACGGCCGGCGCTCCCCGCTCACGTCGACATCAGCGCCACGAGCGCGAGGGTCCAGATGGCGATGATCGCGAGGGCCGCGGGCCACCCGCCGGAGAGGACGATCGCGACGACGGCCGTCGCGAGGACCGCGCCGCCGACCACGATCCACGTCACCCAGCGGATCTCGCCGGCGGCGGCGCGCTCGAAGTCGGTGACCGGGGGCTCCCGGGGCGTCAGGGCGGTGCCCCCGCCCGTGGCCTCGATGTAGGAGTCGAGGGCCCGCATCACCTCGCCCGCGGCCTGCTGGCGGTCGGGCGCCCCCGCCAGCTCGGCGAGGGCCTCCTCGAGGAGCGCGCGGTGGGCCTCGCGGTCGGCCCGGGACAAGGGTCTGCGTGGCTCGGCCATCGCGCCGGATGGTAGTGGAGGGCGGGGACGATCGGCCAACGTCAGGCGCCGCCGGACGACCGCGCGGTGTGCGAGAGTGCACCGGTGAGTCGCACGGTGCTGGTCGTCGGAGGCGGAGGGCGCGAGCACGCCCTCGTGAGGGCGCTTGCCCGGTCGCCCGAACGACCCCGGATACTGTGCGCGGGCGGCAACGCCGGCATCGCCCGCGACGCCGAGCTGATCCCCCTGAACCTGGACGACGTGCGCGGCGTCGCCGCCCTCGCGCCCGCCCTCGGCGTCGACCTCGTGGTCGTCGGGCCCGAGGCCCCCCTCGTGGCCGGCATCTGCGACGCGCTGCGGGCCGCGGGCGTGCGCGCCTTCGGCCCCTCCGCCGCCGCCGCGCGCCTCGAGGGCAGCAAGGCGTTCGCCAAGGAGGTCATGGAGGCCGCGGGCGTCCCGACCGCGCGGTCGGTCACCGTCACCGACCTCGACGCCGGCCTCGCCGCCGTCGCCTCCCTCGGCCTGCCCGTCGCGATCAAGGCCGACGGCCTCGCCGCCGGCAAGGGCGTCGTCGTCGCCACGACGGAGGCGCAGGCCCGCGAGGCGCTGCAGGCATGCCTCGTCGACGCGGCCTTCGGCGCGGCCGGCCGGGTCGTCGTCGTCGAGGAGGGCATGACCGGCCCCGAGGTGTCGCTGCTCGCGATCACCGACGGCCGCGCCGTCGCCCGGTTCCCCGCCGCCCGCGACTACAAGCCGATCGGCGAGGGGAACACGGGGCCGAACACCGGCGGGATGGGCTCCGTGTCGCCGGTGCCCGACATCCCCGACGCGCTCGCCGACGAGCTCGTCGACGCGGTCCACCGCCCCGTGATCGCCGAGATGGAGCGCCGCGGGACGCCCTTCCAGGGCGTCCTCTACGCCGGGATCATGATGACCCCCGACGGCCCGCGGGTGCTCGAGTTCAACACCCGCTTCGGCGACCCCGAGACGCAGGCCCTGCTGCCCCGCCTCGAGGACGACGCGCTGGACCTGCTCACCTCCGCCGCGGCCGGCGGGCTCGCCGACGGCCCCGTCCGTGTCAACGACGGCGCCGCCGTCGCCGTGGTGCTCGCCGCGCACGGGTACCCCGGCACCCCCCGCCAGGGGGACGTGATCTCCGGCCTCGACGCGGCCGCCGAGACGGGCGCGGAGGTGTACCACGCCGGCACGACGTTCGGCGAGGGCGGCGCGGTGGTCACGGCGGGCGGCCGGGTGCTGGCCGTGAGCGCCCGCGGCGACTCGGTCGCCGACGCCCGCGCCCGCGCGTACGCCGCGGCCGACCTCATCACGTTCGACGGCCGCCAGATGCGCGGCGACATCGCCTCCGGAATGGACGACACCACCACGTGATCCCCCGTTACTCGCGCCCGGCCATGAACGCCCTCTGGACCGAGGAGGCCAAGCTCGCGCGCTGGCTGGAGGTGGAGCTCGCCGTCTGCCGGGCGTGGGCGGCGGCCGAGGTGATCCCCGCGGCCGACCTCGCCGAGATCGAGGCGAAGGCCGGGTTCTCGGTGGAGCGCACCCAGGAGCTGGAGCGCGTCACCAACCACGACGTCGTCGCGTTCCTCACCGACGTCAACGAGCGCGTCGGCCCGGCGTCGCGGTGGATCCACTACGGCATGACGTCGTCGGACGTCCTCGACACCGGCCTCGCCCTCGCCATCCGGCGGTCGGGCGAGCTGCTGCTCGCCGGGCAGGCGGCGCTCACCGCCACCCTCCGCGACCTGGCGCTGGAGCACCGGGACACCCTGTGCGTCGGGCGCACCCACGGCATCCACGCGGAGCCCACGACCTTCGGCCTGAAGCTCGCCGGGCACGCCCTGGAGAGCCGCCGCAACGAGGAGCGCCTGCGCGACGCGCTCGCCGGCGCGTCGGTCGGGACCCTGTCCGGCGCCGTCGGGACCTACGCGATGCTGGAGCCCGCCATCGAGGCCGCGGTGCTCGCCGAGCTCGGCATCGGCGGCGAGCCGATCCCCACCCAGGTCGTCGCCCGCGACCGCCACGCGCAGCTCGTCTGCACGATGGCCGTCGCCGCCTCCTCGCTCGACCGCCTCGCCACCGAGCTGCGCCACCTGCAGCGGACCGAGCTGCGCGAGGCCGAGGAGGCCTTCACGGTGGGGCAGAAGGGCTCGTCCGCGATGCCCCACAAGCGCAACCCGATCACGGCGGAGCGCATCTCCGGCATCGCCCGCGTCGTCCGGGGCCACGCCGTCGCCGCCCTCGAGGACGTCGCCCTCTGGCACGAGCGCGACATCTCCCACTCCTCGGTCGAGCGGATCATCCTCCCCGACGCGTTCCTCGCCCTCGACTACATGCTCCACAAGGCGCGGACGCTGATGGAGGGCCTGGTCGTCCGCGAGGACCGGATGCGCGCCGTGCTCGAGTCGTCGCACGGGCTCGTGTTCTCCCAGCGTGTGCTGCTCGGCCTGGTCGAGCGGGGCCTGACCCGCGAGGAGGCGTACGCGCTGGTGCAGCGCAACGCCCTGCGGGCCTGGGACGAGGAGCGCCCCCTCGGCGACCTCCTCGCCGAGGACGACGAGGTCACCGCGGTCATCCCGGCGGCCGAGGTGGCGGCGCTGCTCGACCCGGCGTGGTACACCCGGCACGTCCCCGAGCTGATGGAGAGGGTGGCCGGTCTGTGATCGACGCGGGAGCGGTGTCGGACTACCCGCTCCTCCTCGAGGGCAAGGTGCGCCAGGTCCGCGAGGTGGACGACGCCCGGCTGCTGATCGTCGCGACCGACCGCATCTCGGCGTACGACTGGATCATGCCGACGCCGATCCCCGGCAAGGGCGCCATCCTCACGGCGCTGTCGGCCTTCTGGTTCGCGCGGACGCGGGACATCGTCCCCAACCACCTGATCGAGCTGGTCGGCGACCGGGCGATGCTCGTCACGCGCCTGCGGATGCTCCCCGTCGAGTGCGTCGCCCGCGGCTACCTCGCGGGGTCCGGCTGGGCCGACTACCAGGCGACCGGCGCGGTCTGCGGCCACCCGCTCCCGCCCGGCCTCCGGCTCGGCGACCGGCTGCCGGAGCCGATCTTCACGCCCGCGACGAAGGCGACCGAGGGCCACGACGAGAACATCAGCCGGGCCCGGGCCGCCGAGCTCACCGGCGAGGGGTTGCTCGCCGAGGCGGAGCGGATCACGCTGGAGCTCTACCGCCGCGCGTCGGAGCGGTGCGCGGCGGCCGGGATCATCCTGGCCGACACCAAGTTCGAGCTCGGCGTCGACGCGGGGGGGCGCCTCGTGCTCGGCGACGAGGCCCTCACCCCCGACTCGTCGCGCTTCTGGCCCGCCGACCGGTGGGAGCCGGGCACGAGCCCGCCCTCGTTCGACAAGCAGTACCTGCGCGACTGGCTGGACCGGATCGGCTGGGACCACGCGTCACCGCCGCCGGAGCTCCCGGCCGAGGTGGTGGAGGGGACGCGTGCCCGGTACATCGAGGCGCATCAGCGCATCACGGAGGTGGTTGGGTGACCCAGGTCGTCGTGACGGTCATGCCGAAGGCGGGGGTGCTCGACCCGCAGGGCCAGGCCGTCGCCGGCGCGCTCGCGCAGCTCGGCTTCGGCGGGGTCGGCGAGGTGCGGATCGGCAAGCGCATCGAGCTCGAGATCGCGGGGGACGACCCGGCCGGTCAGGCGCGCGCGATGTGCGAGCAGCTCCTCGCGAACGCCCTGATCGAGGACTACGCGGTGGAGGTCCCGTGACGACCACGGTCGCCGTCGTCCGCTTCCCCGGGTCGCTCGACCACGACAGCGCCGCCGTCGCCGTGGAGGGCCTCGGCGCCCGCGCGGTGCCCGCCTGGCACGCCGACGACGCCCTCCCGGAGGGCACCGACGCCGTGCTGCTGCCCGGCGGCTTCTCGTACGGCGACCACCTGCGGTGCGGCGCCATCGCGAGCCGCTCCCCGATCATGGCCGCCGTCCGCCGCCACGCCGACGCCGGTGGCCGCGTCGTCGGGATCTGCAACGGCTTCCAGGTGCTCTGCGAGGCCGGGCTCCTGCCGGGGGCGCTGCGCCGCAACGCCACGCTCTCGTTCGTGTGCCGGCAGATGGAGCTCGAGGTCGCCGACGACGGCACGCCCTGGACGGGCGGGCTGGAGGGCGGCGCGACGCTGTCGATCCCCGTCAAGAACAACGAGGGCGCCTGGTACGGCGACCCGGACAGCGCGCGCGTCGTGCTGCGGTACCGCGAGGACCTGCTCGGCTCGGTCGACCGCGTCGCGGGCGTGACGAACGCCGCCGGCAACGTGATGGGCCTGATGCCCCACCCGGAGGAGGCCTGCGACCCCCTGCTCGGATCCGTCGACGGGCGCCTGGTGCTCGGGGGGCTGCTGGCGTGAGCACTCGCGACCTCCCCCGCCACCGCCAGCTCGGGCTCACCGACGACGAGGCCGCCCGCATCCCGGAGCTGCTCGGGCGCACGCCGACCGACCCCGAGCTCGTCATGTTCAGCCTCATGTGGAGCGAGCACTGCTCGTACAAGCACAGCCGCCCCCTCCTGTCGGGCTTCCCGACGACGGGGCCGCGGGTGCTGCAGGGCCCCGGCGAGAACGCCGGCGTCATCGACGTCGGCGACGGCATCGCCGTGGCGCTGAAGATCGAGAGCCACAACCACCCCTCCGCGGTGGAGCCGTTCGAGGGCGCCGCGACCGGCGTCGGCGGCATCGTCCGCGACATCATCGCGATGGGCGCCCGCCCGATCGCGCTGCTCGACAGCCTCCGCTTCGGCGAGCTGACCAGCGCCCGCAGCCGCCACCTGTTCACCCGCGCCGTCGCCGGCATCGGGCACTACGGCAACTGCATCGGGGTGCCGACCGTCGGCGGCGAGGTGGTCTTCGACGACCGCTACGAGGAGTCGTGCCTCGTCAACGCCATGTGCGTCGGGATCGTCGAGGGGCCGATGCTGCGGGCCGCCGCGTCGGGTCCCGGCAACGCCCTGGTGCTGATCGGCAACCGCACCGGCGCCGACGGCATCGGCGGCGCCAGCGTCCTCGCCTCGGCCGAGCTCGACGACGAGGACAAGCGCCCGTCCGTGCAGGTGAGCGACCCGTTCACGGAGCGCAAGCTCATGGACTGCTGCCTCGAGCTGGCCGCCGCGGGCGCCTTCGTGGCCCTGCAGGACCTCGGGGCCGCGGGCCTCACCAGCGCCGCGAGCGAGATGGCCGCCAAGGGCCGCCTCGGGCTCGACATCGACCTGGACCTGGTGCCGCTCCG
Proteins encoded in this region:
- a CDS encoding beta-class carbonic anhydrase: MSGERRPSVVDALLFHGSRNPPSALDNRPSLHLAVVACMDARLDLFSILGLGNGQVHVIRNAGGLVDDAALRSLAVSQRMLGTREVLILQHTECGLHGLDDHAFAEAIAADTGHVPEWRAGGFVDLEDSVRAQIRRARMAPELPHRDAIRGAIVDLTNGGVHEVVEDTPPR
- the purS gene encoding phosphoribosylformylglycinamidine synthase subunit PurS, translating into MTQVVVTVMPKAGVLDPQGQAVAGALAQLGFGGVGEVRIGKRIELEIAGDDPAGQARAMCEQLLANALIEDYAVEVP
- a CDS encoding phosphoribosylaminoimidazolesuccinocarboxamide synthase, yielding MDAGAVSDYPLLLEGKVRQVREVDDARLLIVATDRISAYDWIMPTPIPGKGAILTALSAFWFARTRDIVPNHLIELVGDRAMLVTRLRMLPVECVARGYLAGSGWADYQATGAVCGHPLPPGLRLGDRLPEPIFTPATKATEGHDENISRARAAELTGEGLLAEAERITLELYRRASERCAAAGIILADTKFELGVDAGGRLVLGDEALTPDSSRFWPADRWEPGTSPPSFDKQYLRDWLDRIGWDHASPPPELPAEVVEGTRARYIEAHQRITEVVG
- the purD gene encoding phosphoribosylamine--glycine ligase, with the protein product MSRTVLVVGGGGREHALVRALARSPERPRILCAGGNAGIARDAELIPLNLDDVRGVAALAPALGVDLVVVGPEAPLVAGICDALRAAGVRAFGPSAAAARLEGSKAFAKEVMEAAGVPTARSVTVTDLDAGLAAVASLGLPVAIKADGLAAGKGVVVATTEAQAREALQACLVDAAFGAAGRVVVVEEGMTGPEVSLLAITDGRAVARFPAARDYKPIGEGNTGPNTGGMGSVSPVPDIPDALADELVDAVHRPVIAEMERRGTPFQGVLYAGIMMTPDGPRVLEFNTRFGDPETQALLPRLEDDALDLLTSAAAGGLADGPVRVNDGAAVAVVLAAHGYPGTPRQGDVISGLDAAAETGAEVYHAGTTFGEGGAVVTAGGRVLAVSARGDSVADARARAYAAADLITFDGRQMRGDIASGMDDTTT
- the purQ gene encoding phosphoribosylformylglycinamidine synthase subunit PurQ — translated: MTTTVAVVRFPGSLDHDSAAVAVEGLGARAVPAWHADDALPEGTDAVLLPGGFSYGDHLRCGAIASRSPIMAAVRRHADAGGRVVGICNGFQVLCEAGLLPGALRRNATLSFVCRQMELEVADDGTPWTGGLEGGATLSIPVKNNEGAWYGDPDSARVVLRYREDLLGSVDRVAGVTNAAGNVMGLMPHPEEACDPLLGSVDGRLVLGGLLA
- a CDS encoding sigma-70 family RNA polymerase sigma factor — protein: MATSVSPGSRPPALRPGSGSIAFLGDTALAALVAAGDERAFEVVYERHRGQVFRYCTAITRHAQDAEEAFQLTMLSAYRALSAGRPPRGPLTPWLLRIAHNECMDLLRARPRVEELTERDDPVAGAVHEAVEARERIRELRSDIAALPLRQRSALVLHELNGLSYSAVAGVLGTDEGAARNLLHEARTSLVEFSAGRDLGCPDVRRRIGEGDRRTLRARAIRAHLRGCEPCTAFAAAQEERRRRLAAWWPVLPAAAAAEILRGILFGAETAAAAGSGALAAGAGGAGSSPGGSSGGVGTGAGVGAGAGVGIGAATGFGATAMGGIAAAGVCAMGVIATVAVTLAGVGPFAPDGEGPVADAAPVAGAADPSAPAPAARTTGLVTAAAPVAGTTAAPFTAAAAYTPGDDVDPPAAPEAGGGAPAGGGPGAAGTAPAPGPDPDPAPDPDPVPVPPAAPAPVAPPVVTAAGPAPAGPAPAAPVAPAPLPPAAQVPAEDPPVATDPDPADPDPTDPGTDPGEEDPGTDPGGEDPGTDPGGEDPGTDPGGEDPGTDPGGEDPGTDPGGEDPGTDPGGEDPGTDPGGEDPGTDPGGEDPGTDPGGEDPGTDPGGEDPGTEEPGPVDPTDPAEEVDPLPADDGATGGTRCPPGYLPVGVVVRPDGTIAIRRCRIITLPGPGTGAPPVVVDPTRPRDPADPRDPADPVDPVETAEPVEQPSDPIRTPPVVTPPAEVATRTVADAPVPASPPSSDDPALLTTRTAARPAPAPLPRPPDPVPAPEAPARPPVDAATAAPTPVSDEQVPAEASPAPAPAEATPEAVPA
- a CDS encoding HD-GYP domain-containing protein, with product MIDWFPTSLTADPATGLARWQGLIALRRTARAIDSLDPCTTGHSERVAEVAADIAAELGWIRRRVDDLRDAGHVHDVGKSCVPESVLLSPRALTPTEFEIVKAHAGVGADAVAPVLTRRQAGWIRHHHERWDGRGYPDGLIEHEIPDGAAILCLADSWDAMTHRSWSGEPLTTDGALEECRAESGRQFAPWAVAALERVLAARASGRSPSARPVPRLRLVSAA
- the purB gene encoding adenylosuccinate lyase; amino-acid sequence: MIPRYSRPAMNALWTEEAKLARWLEVELAVCRAWAAAEVIPAADLAEIEAKAGFSVERTQELERVTNHDVVAFLTDVNERVGPASRWIHYGMTSSDVLDTGLALAIRRSGELLLAGQAALTATLRDLALEHRDTLCVGRTHGIHAEPTTFGLKLAGHALESRRNEERLRDALAGASVGTLSGAVGTYAMLEPAIEAAVLAELGIGGEPIPTQVVARDRHAQLVCTMAVAASSLDRLATELRHLQRTELREAEEAFTVGQKGSSAMPHKRNPITAERISGIARVVRGHAVAALEDVALWHERDISHSSVERIILPDAFLALDYMLHKARTLMEGLVVREDRMRAVLESSHGLVFSQRVLLGLVERGLTREEAYALVQRNALRAWDEERPLGDLLAEDDEVTAVIPAAEVAALLDPAWYTRHVPELMERVAGL
- a CDS encoding adenylosuccinate synthase, whose amino-acid sequence is MPATVVIGAQWGDEGKGKVVDLLAERSEVVARYQGGNNAGHTIVAGDEVYKLHLVPSGILYPGTLCVIGNGTVVDPGALCAEIDGLEERGVSLETLRISGNAHLIMPYHVMLDGASEMKLGKFSIGTTRRGIGPCYQDKAARVGIRAQDLLDPKILVRKLEIALEAKNEILEKLYGLPRLAPADVAEDLLAHAERLRPFIADTALIIDRALRDGKRVLFEGAQGTMLDIDHGTYPFVTSSNPVAGAACTGTGIGPTRIDSVLGVTKAYVTRVGEGPFPTELDDDAGRHMLEQGNEFGTTTGRQRRCGWLDLVALRYAVRLSGMTQLALTKLDVLSGLDRVRLCVAYRDRDGARLTDFPYHQTVFHGCTPEYEEMAGWDEDLSGCRSLEDLPPRAREYVDAIAAAVEVPITLIGTGQGRHQVIDQVEV